A stretch of DNA from Desulfobacterales bacterium:
AATCATATCGAAATGGAGGTAAAAATTTTTTGCGCCTTCGCGCCTTGCGTAAGAATTATTGTACTACCGGCTTGGCTGGATCAGAGAGAGCTTTTTTGACTGTTTAAAATTCTTCAAGATTGATTTTCCAAAATCCGATTTCTCACGTCCGCAAACGGATATCGTTCCAGGATTCCAAAGTGAGGCAGTTTTCTGATCTTAAGTTTTGTGAATATAGGAGAGGATATGCCGCATAAAAAGCGGGTAAAATGTGAGTCGGAAAAATGATCCCCGGCAGCTGCGGAAAATTCTTTTTTCATTGGATCGATGTTAATTTCGGAAAGCGGCTTGAGCGTTTCAGAGCGTTCCAAGACAGCAGGCCCCTGCTTGCAGACGGAGCAATGCCCGCACATGGCTTTTTCAAGATGCTCACCAAAATATTCAGCCAGGCGCTTACTGATACAGGCATCACTTTGAAAAAAATCGACCATTTGGTGAGTTCGTCGAATTTCAAAGGCCTCCTTATCGACAAACAAGCCATAAATTTTTTCAGTCACCCGGTCGATATCGAACTGGCGATTTTTTATATTGTAGACATCGATGGTTTGTCTCGACTCCAGCTCGATCCATTCTTTCTGGTCGAAATATTCCAGAGCCGCAATGATACGTTGGCGCTGGGCATGACAGGTTTCCATGATTTTTGCGACATCCACATGGGTCCAGACTTTTTTCGTATGACAATTCTCAAAAATCGCGGTCACAAACGCTTTTCTCTCCCCCTGAAACATATTGATAATCTGTTGCGGATCGATCCGGTATTTGAGTGTATATTCATCAAACCGGGTAAATTTCGGCTGAATCAGCCCTTCCATATCCAGATAGACAAGCAATGTTTTCAACGGCAGCAATTTAATGTCCAGTTCGTTGGAAAGCGCTGTTGCCTTTACTTCCCACAGCGGGGTTGGCTGCCTGCGGATGATGTCCAGCAGGTTGTAAATCGCCTGTTTTTCCGGAGTATCGCCGTAGGTAAAGTTTTCAAGCACATTCAAATTATCCAGATTACCGAGCACCTCGCATAACGCGGGCTTGCCGTCGCGTCCGGCCCGACCGATTTCCTGGCTGTAATTTTCAATGGATTTGGGCAGATCATAATGAATAATGCGACGGATATCTTTTTTATCAATTCCCATGCCAAAGGCTATGGTTGCAACAATGCATTGCACTTCCCCGTTCATGAACCGGTTCTGTACATCTTCGCGTTTTTCGGAATCCATCCCGGCATGGTAGGCAAGCGCGTTCAGTCTCTGTTTTTGAAGAAAAGCGGCAACCTTTTCTGCGGTTTTCTGAAGGGTTACATAGACAATGGTCGAGGCATATAGAGATTCATTCAGGCGGTTGAGAAGCCAGGCGGTTTTTCGAATTTCAGCTGTCGGCGTAATCTGCAGAAACAGATTGCTCCGGTAAAAGCCGGTGGCAACCACATTGTCCGGAGGCAAATTAAATTTTTGGCACATATCCCCGACCACCTGTTCGGTAGCCGTAGCGGTGAGCAGCAGTACCTGCCCGATGTTAAATTCCTCGCGGTACATGGGAAGCTTCAGGTATTCAGGACGAAAGTTATGACCCCATTCGGAAATGCAGTGTGCTTCGTCGATCACCAGCAACGAGAGGTTCATTTTCCGAAGATGGAATCGAAACCGTTCGTTCTTGAACCGCTCCACCGAAATCATGAGGATTTTCAATTTTCCGTTTTTGGCATTTTCAATAACGTTGTTGTATTCCTCACGGGACAAAGTGGAATCCAGACGTGCGGCCGGGATCTTGTTTGCCGTCAGAAAATCAAGCTGGTCTTTCATCAGGGAAAGCAACGGAGATACCACAAGGGTCAGGTGGGGCAACAACATGGCCGGCAGCTGATAGCACATGGATTTTCCCGCCCCGGTCGGAAAAATCGCCGCTGCCGACTGGTGGTCCATAATTTTTGCAATAACCTCTTTCTGCCCTTTTTTAAATGAATCAAATCCGAAAATCGCCTGTAAGTGATGTTCCAGCATTTGCATCCCCTCAATTCTTCGTTTTGTTTTCTTATGTCAAAAAATGTTCTCATCCGAAGAATTAAGGAATACTCCATTTGACTTATCTGTGTCAATGATGCGAAATCCGTGGATATATTTTTCCTTGCGGCTTTGTGCCGTATTATCTATCCTGTTTCCCCGTTCTCCGAAATGGATCTTGACCGCCGTCAGATCCTTTTTGCGAATTTTCCCTTTAAACTCCTCCATATCCATCAGTTTCCTGATCTTGCTGATTTTATTGTCCCGGATTTTACGACTTCTAAAATTCACCATATAAACATTTGATGTCATCGTTCGCTCCCCCATTTCATAAATATCATTGCTTTGGTTCCAACTCGAATAATTATAAAATTTATGGTATAAGTTGGCATAAAACATAATATAAACCCTATTTAAATTCCATTGTTTGGGTAAAGTTTTTTAAATGATTTTTGGATGAAAGACGTGATAATACAACCCGGAAAAAATATTCTGATCGGAAGCGGTGCCATTGGCACCTGTCTGAGACAAAATACAAACGTCTCAACCGATCCGGTAGAAATGCTGAACCTGACAAGCCCGGAATCTGTCCGGGCCCTTCATCTGCAATACAAAGCCGCCGGATCTCAGATTCTGCTAACCAATACGTTTGCAGCCAACCCCCTTGTCCTCGGAGAGATCGGGATGGCGTCAAAATGCCATGAAATAAACGAAGCCGGCGTGCGGCTGGCACGCGAGGCAGGGGGAAACCAGTGCCTGATATGGGCATCCGCAGGCCCGCTTGCCCTGGGACTCAGGCGTG
This window harbors:
- a CDS encoding RecQ family ATP-dependent DNA helicase, which produces MLEHHLQAIFGFDSFKKGQKEVIAKIMDHQSAAAIFPTGAGKSMCYQLPAMLLPHLTLVVSPLLSLMKDQLDFLTANKIPAARLDSTLSREEYNNVIENAKNGKLKILMISVERFKNERFRFHLRKMNLSLLVIDEAHCISEWGHNFRPEYLKLPMYREEFNIGQVLLLTATATEQVVGDMCQKFNLPPDNVVATGFYRSNLFLQITPTAEIRKTAWLLNRLNESLYASTIVYVTLQKTAEKVAAFLQKQRLNALAYHAGMDSEKREDVQNRFMNGEVQCIVATIAFGMGIDKKDIRRIIHYDLPKSIENYSQEIGRAGRDGKPALCEVLGNLDNLNVLENFTYGDTPEKQAIYNLLDIIRRQPTPLWEVKATALSNELDIKLLPLKTLLVYLDMEGLIQPKFTRFDEYTLKYRIDPQQIINMFQGERKAFVTAIFENCHTKKVWTHVDVAKIMETCHAQRQRIIAALEYFDQKEWIELESRQTIDVYNIKNRQFDIDRVTEKIYGLFVDKEAFEIRRTHQMVDFFQSDACISKRLAEYFGEHLEKAMCGHCSVCKQGPAVLERSETLKPLSEINIDPMKKEFSAAAGDHFSDSHFTRFLCGISSPIFTKLKIRKLPHFGILERYPFADVRNRILENQS